One part of the Rhodococcus oxybenzonivorans genome encodes these proteins:
- a CDS encoding PLP-dependent aminotransferase family protein — MMTRVLGARSLARDLGNWQDDSTRRSAVRPAYRALADSIRLLVHDGRVPLGVALPSERELASVLELSRTTITSSYSVLRDEGYLISRQGSRSTVALPPGSRQNGLMFRAHQPGPEGAMIDLSYAAMAAPGEAVENAYSSALQSLPQFLPTHGMEPVGIGALRDVIAARYRARGLDTTPEQIMVTSGAQHALRLLLNVLTAPGERVLVDHPTYPNALEAIRRVGARPVPVPVRPEGGGSAAWDLDGIRSAARQTAARMAYLIPDFHNPTGLCLDAPGRAELAKIARETRMTLIVDETMVDLWLDEPSPGPVAAYGRGTAKTEVVTIGSTAKSFWGGLRVGWIRADPSLISRLVGARAAVDLGTPVMDQLAAAHLLTDDDAVLTRRRTELREQRSAMLDALADRLPDWVPTIGSGGMSLWLRLPAPVSTALAATAPHFGVLLAAGPRFGVEGAFERFIRLPYARTPDQLRRGVDGIAAAYATLAVGPELAEPSLVV; from the coding sequence ATGATGACCCGTGTACTCGGTGCGCGTTCGCTGGCGAGGGACCTCGGCAACTGGCAGGACGACAGCACCCGTCGTTCGGCGGTCCGGCCCGCATACCGGGCGCTCGCCGACAGCATCCGGCTGCTCGTGCACGACGGCCGCGTCCCGTTGGGTGTGGCACTTCCCAGCGAACGCGAACTGGCGTCGGTGCTGGAACTGAGCCGCACGACGATCACGTCGTCGTATTCGGTGCTGCGCGACGAGGGGTACCTGATCAGCCGACAGGGATCGCGGAGCACGGTGGCGTTGCCGCCCGGATCGCGCCAGAACGGCCTCATGTTCCGCGCGCATCAGCCGGGGCCGGAGGGTGCGATGATCGATCTCAGTTATGCGGCGATGGCAGCGCCGGGAGAGGCGGTCGAGAATGCGTACTCGTCTGCCTTGCAGTCTCTTCCACAGTTCCTTCCGACGCACGGCATGGAACCGGTGGGCATCGGCGCCTTGCGCGACGTGATCGCCGCCCGCTATCGGGCCCGCGGACTGGACACGACACCCGAACAGATCATGGTCACCTCGGGCGCGCAGCACGCCCTGCGACTGCTGCTGAACGTGCTGACCGCGCCGGGGGAGCGGGTGCTGGTGGACCATCCCACCTATCCCAATGCGCTGGAGGCGATCCGGAGAGTGGGGGCGCGGCCGGTGCCCGTTCCCGTCCGTCCCGAGGGAGGCGGTTCCGCGGCCTGGGACCTCGACGGAATCCGGAGCGCCGCACGGCAGACCGCGGCGCGAATGGCGTATCTGATTCCCGACTTCCACAACCCCACCGGTCTGTGCCTCGACGCACCCGGTAGAGCGGAACTTGCGAAGATCGCCCGTGAGACCCGGATGACGCTGATCGTCGACGAGACAATGGTCGACCTGTGGCTCGACGAGCCGTCGCCGGGGCCGGTCGCCGCGTACGGCCGGGGAACGGCGAAAACGGAAGTGGTGACCATCGGGTCGACGGCCAAGTCGTTCTGGGGCGGGCTGCGGGTCGGGTGGATACGCGCCGATCCGTCGTTGATCTCACGGCTCGTCGGCGCCCGTGCGGCGGTCGATCTCGGCACACCGGTGATGGACCAGCTCGCGGCCGCACACCTGCTCACCGACGACGACGCGGTGCTCACCCGCAGGCGTACCGAGCTGCGCGAGCAGCGCAGTGCCATGCTCGACGCCCTGGCCGATCGCCTTCCCGACTGGGTCCCGACCATAGGCTCCGGCGGCATGTCGCTGTGGCTGCGGCTTCCGGCTCCGGTGTCGACCGCGCTGGCCGCGACGGCACCCCACTTCGGCGTGCTGCTCGCTGCTGGACCACGGTTCGGCGTCGAGGGCGCCTTCGAGCGATTCATCCGATTGCCGTACGCCCGGACACCCGATCAATTGCGACGCGGTGTCGACGGCATCGCCGCCGCGTACGCCACCCTGGCCGTGGGACCGGAGCTGGCCGAACCGTCCCTGGTCGTCTGA